The Candidatus Kryptobacter tengchongensis nucleotide sequence TTAAGCATTCCACATGGTGTTTCCGCTATACGTGGCGGTGGATTTCCAATCTTTGGTTTTAATGTTAATGATTTGGTAACAATTCCACCAAGTTTGCTTATGTCAACTGTTCCGAGGAGTTCATCCCCGTAGCCAAATGTTCCAGATGCAACAAGAACAGGATTTTTAAGCCTTAATTTCCCGATTATGACTTCTGTTTTTATCATAATAAAACTTCTTTTGAATTGAAAACAGGTCCATCTTTACATGCAAGTTTATAAGTGCCATATCTTGACTTTACAGCACAGCCTTGACATAAGCCAGTTCCGCATGCCATTGGAGCTTCAACTGAGATTTCGCAGTTTAAGTTTAATTCATCACATAAAACAATAAGTGCTTTTAGCATTGGAGTTGGTCCACATCCGAAGATTTTAAAGATAGATGAGGAATTTTTTGTGTCCGTGTTTAATATATTTGACCTCAAAAGTTCAATAACAGTTCCCTTATATCCAAAGGAGCCGTCATCAGTTGCAACAAAAACATTTTCAAGTCCGTTAAGCACAAGTTGGTTTTTGCTTTTAGCTCCGACAAATGAAATTACATCTTTATTTTTTTCTTTCAAAATTTTAGTTAAAAATGGAAATGGTGCAACCCCAAGACCACCTGCAACTATAATAGCGGTGTCAAAATTATCGTCAACATTGAATCCATTTCCAAGGGGACCAATTATATCAATTTTTTCGTTTGGTTTTAAGTTTGAAAGAATTTTTGTCCCTTTTCCTATGGCGCTAAAAATTATCTGAATTTTGTCATCAATTGTATTGTAAATGCTAAATGGTCTCCGCAGAAATGGGTCAAAACTTTCAGATATCTTTATATTTATAAACTGCCCTGGTTTTGAAGATTTTGAGATCTCTGGGGCTAAAATTTCTATTCTATATATATTTTCTGCTACAGGTTCGCTTAAGGTGATCTTTGCAATTTCTTTAATTATCATCTATTCTTCTTCTTTTTCTTTCCCTTACGCGTGGCTCCTCCTCAGGTTCTTCGGTTTCTTTAGTAGTGGGTTTTATTTGTTCTACTGGCTTTGTTGCCGGTGTTTGGACAGATGGAATT carries:
- a CDS encoding dihydroorotate oxidase B, electron transfer subunit → MIIKEIAKITLSEPVAENIYRIEILAPEISKSSKPGQFINIKISESFDPFLRRPFSIYNTIDDKIQIIFSAIGKGTKILSNLKPNEKIDIIGPLGNGFNVDDNFDTAIIVAGGLGVAPFPFLTKILKEKNKDVISFVGAKSKNQLVLNGLENVFVATDDGSFGYKGTVIELLRSNILNTDTKNSSSIFKIFGCGPTPMLKALIVLCDELNLNCEISVEAPMACGTGLCQGCAVKSRYGTYKLACKDGPVFNSKEVLL